GTTCTTGTAGACGGAAAGCCGTTCCGGTATTGCAAGGAAGTGGAGGCGTTCGCCGACGCAAGGCCGGGCGAGATGCCGGTGCGGATTGATCGAAGTGCCGGCGTCGCCATGTTCGCTTGGTGGGACGATGAGTCCAAGGGGCGGACGGAAACCGGGCAGGGCCCCTTGGTACCAGGGGCGGGCGCCGAGGTTCGCGCTTGGTACCGCAGCGGTGGCGGTGCGGGCGGCAACGTGGGCGCGGGTCAGCTCACGGTGTTGCGTTCCCCTGTTCCGGGTGCCAAGGTCACTAATCCTGAACCAGCTACCGGGGGCCGCGATGGCGAGTCTTTGGAGAACGCCCTTAGGCGCGCGCCCCAGGATTTCCAAGCCCGCGACCGCGCAGTCACTGTCCGGGACTACGAGGTCCTGGCACGTCGCCACGGCGGGGTGGGCCGTGCGAGGGCGTTCACGCGCAAGGACCTGTGGGCGTTTGCACGGCCGGGGGAAGTGGAAATTGTGCTGGTACCGTTCGTTCCAGGCAGCAGGGCAGGGGCGGTCAAACCGTTACGGGCAGCGGACCTTATGTCACACGCACGCGACGATGTGCGCACGGAGGTGGAACAATATCTCCGCAGGCGGTCCACGGTTGGCGCTGAGCCTGTAGTGCGCTGGGGCCTCTACAAACAAGTGCTGGTGGATGCGCGGATCGTTGTCCGTCCCGATGAGGATGCCGAGGCCGTGAAGTCCAGGATCGTGGGCCGCCTGTCTGAAGGGATCAGTCCGCTGAGCCCGGACCCCTCCAGTTATGGATCCGGTTTCGGCAAGCCACTGCGCGTCTCCAATCTGTATCGCGCTATGGAGGAGGCCGAGCCGGGCGTTCAGTATGTGGACCGGGTCAGGCTGGAAGTGGACAAAGTTCCGGACAGTGATGCCGTGTCCCTGGTACAGGCTGAAGGCCAGGACAAAACGTGGTTCGTGGCCCAGCGCGGTACGTTGTTCCGCACAACCAACGCCACCGACGGTTGGGAAGCTTGCGCGGAGTTTGAAGATGCCTCCGATGACGGTGCCGAAGAAACCGTCCGCGCCATCGCTCCCTTCCGTTCTCCCGCACCTGGCCGGGTGGGTCCAGAGCGGCATCCGGGCATGGTGGCCGTCAGCACGGTGTCCGGCACTGGTTCCCGCATTTATATCAGCGAGGACCTCGGCGAATCCTGGCGCAAAGCAGCCGAGCTGGGGTTCGTCGTCGCCGATTTGTGTTGGGTGGACCGCCAAGGCGAGCCGCTGCTGTTGCTTGCCGGCGAGCGCGGACTATACGAACTTTCCATGAGCCAAGGGGCCATTCCCGTGCAGAACGTGGTGGATACGTCGCAGCCGGATCGCGGTTTCTACGCCGTGGACGCCTTGGTTGACGTCCGCGGGCGGACCGGTGTTGTGGTAGCTGCCGAGGCGTCCGCTGGCGTCTGGCTCTCTCCCGACGCCGGTACCGCGGGCAGCTTCAAGCAGGTCAAGGCGGCCGGCGAGGACATCCGCTGCATGACCATCCAGTACGACGGCGGCGCGAGCTATGTCTGGCTCGGCCGCGCAGTGCCGGAAGGGACCGGGACGGGATGCTTGCGGCTGAAGATCGATGAGCTGGGCCGTACCGATTTCGATGACACGTTCATGGATTCGTGGGAGCAGTTCAGCACTGGCTGGACCGGGGGAAGCTGCTGGGGTGTGCACGTGATGGGCGATGCTGCCTACGCCGCTACCCAGAGCGGCGGTGTGCTCCGGCTGCAACTTGGCCAGGCGTCGGCGCAGTGGAGCGTGCCGGACGTTAACTGCGATCTGCCGCTTCGGGACCGCACCCGCTTCGAGCCGGTTCGGTCGGTATCCGGCGCGATCCTTGCCGACGGAAAGTCCCTGGTCCTCGCTGCCGGTCCCAAAGGCGTGTATCGCAGCAGGGACAACGCTGGTCAATGGGAGAGCTGCACACGGCGCATTGTGGACGACGTCGTGACGCTGCCCGACACCTGGCTTTTCTGCTCGGGTGACCACAGGATCGAGGTGGTCCATGGCAATGGCTGAGCCCAGGGGGCCATCCGAGTCCAAGCTGCTGAAGGTCCTGCCGGAGGTTTTCCAGGTGGCCGCCGATACCAGCTCTCCCCTGCAGGCCCTGCTTGCCGTGGCCGAGGACATGCATGAGCCCGTCCGGCAGGTCTTGGACCGCATCCATACCGTTCCCGATCCTGGCCGCGCGCCGTCGTCGTTGATTCCTTTTCTCTCGCGTTGGGTGGACCTGGACTGGTTGACGCTGCCCGGGCCGGAGGGCGGCGCTGGATCCGGCGTCATTCCAGGGACCGGTGCCATTCCTATTTCCCGGCAGCGGGAACTCATCGCGGCCGCCGCGCAGCTCTCTGCGCGTCGGGGCACAGTGGACGGGCTCACCCGCTTCCTGCACCTGGCCACGGGGGTGCCGGGGTTCGACGTCGAGTCCGTCCCCGGCGCCTTCCATATCCGGGTGCTGGTGCCTGCGGAAGCGGGTGGGCAGCTGGAGTTGATCCGCAGAATCGTCAGAGGCATGAAGCCCGCGCATGTGACGGATGAGGTTGAGGTGCGGGGGGATGAACGGTGACGGCGCATGAATAGGGAGAACCGCACGCCGATTCTTGTGGTGGTTGCCTGTGGAGTGATCGCGCTTTTGGTGCTGGTGTTCGGCGTCAGTTGCGGTGGCGGAAACAACGATGCGGCGCGGGACTGGCAGGGCGGTTTCGCCAATGCCGCCGCCGGCGCGCAACTCACGTCGGCAGACCTGTCCGTGCAAGGCGGTTCGTGTTCGGCGTCGGACACGCAACTGGTAGTTACCGGATCGTGTGTGTTCGATGTGAAGGAGTTCGGCGGGGGCCCGTTCCCTTTCGGGCCTCCCACCAAGCGGGCAAGGCTCGCACCACAGCAGGCAGTGGTCGTCTCGCTGTTTGTGCAGGGCACGCGGGCTGAGCAGAACTCAGGTCCAGGGAAGACCGTGGACCTGACCTTCGGAACCTCGGGCGGACAGCTGGGCATCGTGTGTCCCGGCCTGGGGACTTGTGTGTTGCTAATCCAGAAGGCTGGAGGCTGAGATGAGCTGCTGTGCACCGAAACTACAAACCGCAATCCCAGGAGTTGTTGTGCCATGACCGCCATCACCATGACGTTGAGCTCCCCGGATGTCGTCCTTAAAGAGGGGAAGGGTTCGCTGACAGCTTCCGTCACCAACGGCTCCACCACTTCCGAGCGCGTGGTGCTCGGCGCGTTCCCCGGGCAGGTGACCAATCCGCCGTCGAAAACGTACACCACCATTCCCAACCCATTGCGGACCATCGCCGCCGGGGCCACCGAACAGTACGTGGTCAATTTCGACACCGCGGGGGCTTCCGAGGGCAACTACCCCGTGAAGCTGATCGCCTACTCCGCCGACGACGCGCCGGAAGACTATGCGGACCAGGCGCACGTGGTCACCTTGACGGTTCCCGCAGCCGTACAGCCAAAGCCGACGCCGGGATTCCCCTGGTTGTGGGTCATCATCGGGGGTGTGGTGCTGCTGGCCGTTATCGGCGTAATCCTGTATTTCATGTTCAAGGACGCCAACGTTCCGGACGTGAAAACCAAGCCACAGGCTGAAGCGGTCCAGATCATCACGGACGCCGGCTTCAAAGCAGCCACGAGCGAGATCGAGAGCGCCTCGCCCGAAGGTACGGTAGTCAACCAGAGTCCCGCGGGCGGTGAGAAGGTGGGCC
This window of the Arthrobacter sp. StoSoilB5 genome carries:
- a CDS encoding baseplate J/gp47 family protein, which codes for MSLPVPNLDDRSFADLVAGARERIQQIAPEWTDLSVHDPGITIVEAFAYLTDTLMYRLNRVPDKLYAVYLNLLGTSLYPPSTAETMLEFSRSSATGTTTDQEIRIPRGTQVSCPPGVPGSPQPLFTTTAAATLAPGMTSVMVPAADVTMYDAVPIGTGTGRPGQSFVIPNAPIVSGAGLAIAVEVPAGTRLSSGEAVLVDGKPFRYCKEVEAFADARPGEMPVRIDRSAGVAMFAWWDDESKGRTETGQGPLVPGAGAEVRAWYRSGGGAGGNVGAGQLTVLRSPVPGAKVTNPEPATGGRDGESLENALRRAPQDFQARDRAVTVRDYEVLARRHGGVGRARAFTRKDLWAFARPGEVEIVLVPFVPGSRAGAVKPLRAADLMSHARDDVRTEVEQYLRRRSTVGAEPVVRWGLYKQVLVDARIVVRPDEDAEAVKSRIVGRLSEGISPLSPDPSSYGSGFGKPLRVSNLYRAMEEAEPGVQYVDRVRLEVDKVPDSDAVSLVQAEGQDKTWFVAQRGTLFRTTNATDGWEACAEFEDASDDGAEETVRAIAPFRSPAPGRVGPERHPGMVAVSTVSGTGSRIYISEDLGESWRKAAELGFVVADLCWVDRQGEPLLLLAGERGLYELSMSQGAIPVQNVVDTSQPDRGFYAVDALVDVRGRTGVVVAAEASAGVWLSPDAGTAGSFKQVKAAGEDIRCMTIQYDGGASYVWLGRAVPEGTGTGCLRLKIDELGRTDFDDTFMDSWEQFSTGWTGGSCWGVHVMGDAAYAATQSGGVLRLQLGQASAQWSVPDVNCDLPLRDRTRFEPVRSVSGAILADGKSLVLAAGPKGVYRSRDNAGQWESCTRRIVDDVVTLPDTWLFCSGDHRIEVVHGNG
- a CDS encoding phage tail protein, with the protein product MAEPRGPSESKLLKVLPEVFQVAADTSSPLQALLAVAEDMHEPVRQVLDRIHTVPDPGRAPSSLIPFLSRWVDLDWLTLPGPEGGAGSGVIPGTGAIPISRQRELIAAAAQLSARRGTVDGLTRFLHLATGVPGFDVESVPGAFHIRVLVPAEAGGQLELIRRIVRGMKPAHVTDEVEVRGDER
- a CDS encoding PASTA domain-containing protein, with amino-acid sequence MTAITMTLSSPDVVLKEGKGSLTASVTNGSTTSERVVLGAFPGQVTNPPSKTYTTIPNPLRTIAAGATEQYVVNFDTAGASEGNYPVKLIAYSADDAPEDYADQAHVVTLTVPAAVQPKPTPGFPWLWVIIGGVVLLAVIGVILYFMFKDANVPDVKTKPQAEAVQIITDAGFKAATSEIESASPEGTVVNQSPAGGEKVGRGSTVNLEIAVPVKATVPSVLGSRIETARNAFQAAQLQLDFTQGSACQTSPPLSLMRCVVVGVNPDVGTKVNVNALVLVRTELRSSIILDPVNICVSNPQLCEVRLNP